The following are encoded together in the Puniceicoccaceae bacterium genome:
- a CDS encoding MFS transporter — protein sequence MARHVPDSIRFHPLDYAAALGFVVYAASVTATPMCLVALSHELGFSIGEGGLLESMRSILVILTLLLSGFIAAHFGKARALGWSTLVIAFAMVIYTATYHFFPLLLALALLGIGGGVIEALLNPLVEELHRGDSGRYLNLLNAFWSVGVLISVLVAGELLTQGISWRYFMGGLSLLGLAAGLLFLLLRNRGAPRVRVPMVDVFAHKTALLQNPLFYGFAAMMFMAGAAEGSIMFWSASFIQLHHGGAPRIAGFGVASFSIGMILGRLFCGWWIRQHHLRAAILYCAVIGSLVGLALPFVDRISSVLFVLFLAGLATATFWPSIQAYAVDCMPSSDSTSLFILLSCGGIAGFGFASGIIGQLVEHFGFTTALLAIPAFFALLALMVWAKPHNARTSNTP from the coding sequence ATGGCGCGACACGTCCCAGATAGCATTCGCTTTCACCCCCTCGACTACGCAGCTGCTCTGGGTTTTGTCGTCTACGCAGCCAGCGTCACTGCGACGCCGATGTGCCTTGTCGCACTCAGCCATGAATTGGGTTTTTCAATCGGAGAGGGAGGATTGCTCGAATCCATGCGCAGCATCCTTGTCATCCTGACTCTGCTGCTCAGTGGGTTCATTGCCGCCCATTTTGGCAAAGCAAGAGCACTGGGCTGGAGCACGCTCGTGATCGCCTTTGCTATGGTAATCTATACCGCTACCTATCATTTTTTTCCGCTCCTGCTGGCACTGGCACTGCTGGGAATCGGGGGTGGCGTCATCGAAGCCCTGCTCAATCCGCTCGTTGAAGAACTGCATCGAGGGGATTCAGGGCGCTACCTCAACCTTCTCAACGCCTTTTGGTCCGTCGGTGTGCTGATTAGCGTTCTGGTAGCCGGAGAGCTGCTGACGCAGGGGATTTCTTGGCGCTATTTCATGGGAGGACTCTCCTTACTGGGACTCGCAGCAGGATTGCTCTTTCTGCTTCTTCGCAACAGGGGAGCACCTCGCGTTCGCGTCCCGATGGTGGATGTTTTTGCGCACAAAACGGCATTGCTTCAGAACCCGCTGTTTTATGGATTTGCCGCAATGATGTTCATGGCGGGAGCAGCAGAAGGATCCATCATGTTCTGGAGCGCAAGTTTCATCCAACTTCACCATGGAGGGGCACCTCGCATCGCAGGATTTGGAGTCGCCTCCTTTTCTATCGGCATGATTCTGGGACGATTGTTTTGTGGTTGGTGGATTCGACAACACCACCTCAGGGCCGCGATACTCTATTGCGCAGTCATCGGTAGCTTGGTCGGGCTGGCATTGCCCTTCGTCGACCGCATCAGCAGTGTTTTGTTTGTGCTCTTCCTTGCCGGCCTCGCAACCGCCACCTTTTGGCCGAGCATTCAGGCCTACGCTGTGGATTGCATGCCCAGCTCGGATTCAACTTCCTTATTCATCCTGCTCTCCTGCGGAGGCATCGCCGGATTTGGCTTTGCATCCGGAATCATCGGCCAATTGGTGGAACACTTTGGTTTTACGACAGCACTGCTGGCCATTCCCGCCTTCTTTGCACTGCTTGCACTCATGGTGTGGGCAAAGCCCCACAATGCCCGAACTTCCAATACTCCCTAA
- a CDS encoding transposase: MSRTSCRQHLFGDEEKAMFVRMMRRQAQFCGVDVLAYCVMSNHFHLLVRVRHESEISDHELLRRHRVMYAGERLGPRAITPERLEALLNAGSEEADQWRERLRQRMGDVSVFMRELKQRFGIWYNHRHENQGSIWSDRFKSLIVEPSREAMSTVAAYIDLNPVRAELVQDPADYRFSSYGAAMGGQKDARTGYTSMYFGKSWKTAICSYRMCLYGKGYRSKGSAEKASGRIPVEKVEAVLVNRGKLELSEVLRCRIRYFSDGMAIGSAAYLKELQRQNPLCFSAHRKAAYATMKGADWGGLRVVRNLRVAPLG; this comes from the coding sequence ATGAGTAGAACGAGTTGCAGGCAGCACTTGTTTGGAGATGAGGAGAAAGCGATGTTTGTGCGCATGATGCGTCGTCAAGCGCAGTTTTGTGGAGTGGATGTGTTGGCTTACTGTGTGATGAGCAATCACTTCCACCTTTTGGTTCGGGTTCGACATGAGTCAGAAATTTCTGATCATGAGCTGTTGAGACGACACCGTGTGATGTATGCAGGCGAACGATTGGGTCCACGTGCGATTACTCCAGAACGACTTGAGGCATTGCTGAATGCGGGATCAGAGGAAGCAGATCAATGGCGAGAGCGATTGCGACAGCGCATGGGTGATGTTTCCGTTTTTATGCGTGAACTGAAGCAGCGATTTGGGATTTGGTATAACCATCGTCATGAGAATCAGGGCAGCATCTGGTCGGACCGATTCAAGAGTCTCATTGTGGAACCCAGCCGGGAAGCCATGAGCACCGTAGCGGCCTACATTGATCTGAACCCGGTCCGGGCGGAACTCGTGCAAGACCCCGCAGACTATCGTTTCAGCAGCTATGGAGCGGCAATGGGGGGACAGAAGGATGCGAGAACGGGCTACACATCCATGTATTTTGGAAAGTCGTGGAAAACAGCGATTTGTTCGTACCGTATGTGTTTGTATGGAAAGGGCTACCGAAGCAAAGGAAGCGCAGAAAAAGCGTCCGGGCGCATTCCGGTGGAAAAAGTCGAAGCAGTGTTGGTCAACAGGGGTAAACTTGAGCTTTCGGAAGTATTGCGTTGCCGAATACGGTATTTCTCCGACGGTATGGCGATTGGGAGTGCTGCATATCTGAAAGAGTTGCAACGCCAGAACCCGCTGTGTTTTTCAGCTCACCGAAAGGCTGCATATGCGACAATGAAGGGCGCAGACTGGGGGGGGCTTCGCGTTGTTCGAAATCTCAGAGTGGCACCTTTGGGCTAA
- a CDS encoding lactonase family protein yields MKLSLPHPTRKNWVYFGTAGPGAEGIFCSEFDPVTGSLSDSKLVASIHNPSFLALHPDGNKLYSVGELNQEPSVVAYHLEQDGELTAFDQIRIGNDSAVHVTVHPYGKFLLTAQYDHGFIAWIALDPTGKFQKMRHYQHTGASNTVHGRQDSAHPHFCEFSPCGRFALVPDLGTDQIFIYRVDPSFGMIEFHHAVDTIPGSGPRHLRFSPDGNLIYLLNELNLSVSIFKWQAGDGIAQLLNSIECLSESEKAQESFNSAAEILVHPNGPFVYTSNRGHDSISVFRANVDSSSLHRAQVQPIRGAFPRNFNLSPDGQWLLAAGSHSNSISVHQIHPETGKLTYQTDSIIQVPSPVCIVFANHL; encoded by the coding sequence ATGAAACTGTCACTACCCCATCCTACTCGGAAAAACTGGGTCTACTTCGGAACCGCAGGGCCGGGTGCTGAGGGGATATTCTGCTCCGAATTTGATCCTGTTACCGGAAGTCTCAGTGACAGCAAATTAGTCGCATCCATCCACAACCCATCCTTTCTGGCCCTGCATCCCGACGGTAACAAGTTGTATTCAGTCGGTGAACTCAATCAAGAACCCAGCGTTGTCGCCTATCATCTTGAGCAAGATGGGGAGTTGACCGCATTCGATCAAATTCGAATCGGTAACGATTCTGCAGTACATGTTACTGTTCATCCTTACGGTAAATTCCTTCTTACTGCACAATACGACCATGGTTTCATCGCATGGATTGCACTGGATCCTACAGGCAAATTTCAAAAAATGCGACACTACCAGCATACAGGTGCGTCAAACACCGTTCACGGTCGTCAGGATTCGGCCCATCCTCATTTCTGTGAATTCTCTCCCTGTGGTCGCTTTGCTCTGGTTCCTGATCTAGGCACGGACCAAATTTTCATCTATCGGGTTGATCCAAGCTTCGGCATGATCGAATTTCACCATGCCGTCGACACCATTCCAGGTTCAGGTCCCCGTCATCTTCGCTTCTCTCCTGACGGCAATCTCATCTACCTGCTCAATGAGCTCAATCTGTCGGTGAGCATTTTCAAATGGCAGGCGGGAGATGGTATTGCTCAACTCCTCAACAGCATCGAATGTTTGAGTGAATCCGAAAAAGCACAAGAGTCCTTCAATTCCGCCGCTGAAATCCTAGTTCATCCCAACGGTCCGTTCGTGTATACATCCAACCGTGGACACGACTCAATTTCTGTCTTTCGCGCCAATGTCGATTCATCCTCATTGCATCGCGCACAGGTCCAGCCGATACGCGGGGCATTTCCCCGAAACTTCAACCTATCACCAGATGGACAATGGTTGCTCGCAGCGGGTTCACATTCCAACAGCATATCAGTGCATCAAATTCACCCTGAAACCGGAAAACTCACCTATCAGACGGACAGCATCATTCAGGTTCCTTCACCAGTATGCATCGTATTTGCAAACCATCTCTAG
- a CDS encoding hydantoinase B/oxoprolinase family protein, translating to MVGRAAVQLSNIWRFAADTGGTFTDCIAVAPDASEHRLKVLSNGALRATFQGWRDSRTLQMQSSWKAVPGFCRGFELWCDDDRLGSIADDDCEKGWLQLEIDGATPRLEPGAVLELRSPWEAPVLAARLLTGTCGNDPMPPLEMRLGTTRGTNALLENKGAKVAFFVSEGFADLCRIGDQRRPDLFALNIVKAQPLHHGVIEVPGRHALDGKIIQPYDWHCETVLAGIEAAKAAGCTAAAVVLLHSYRFPEMEEMLVDHLRRLGCFTYVAGSAEIRPFIHYLRRAETTLVDATLGPLMRDYLDAVERGLDSAQLRIMTSAGELLSRANFRPVDSLLSGPAGGVIGAVRVGRRAGLERIIALDMGGTSTDVSRWNGDFAYQSEQRVGAARILARSVKIETVAAGGGSICRVEQDRVRVGPESAGAMPGPACYGCGGPLTVTDVNLLLGRLDPDGFQIPISLKEAEWASLKLRGKPEDDAWLAGLLQLANERMAQAIRQISVRDGYDPANFALVAFGGAGGMHACELADMLGMQTVLSPCDAGLLSAAGLQASEVSCTRERSLLCSMESWSQREESLLNEMRAEAFQFLQSEGMRDLSGLKEQIEFDVRLVGQESTLTVKADCSLEDAFIRKFGEIFGYEPPQPVRLELVVVRMRWGTADILDSLENFSPVNPSSASVPTPVRTLQSWFHGSRLLTPVFLREHLEVGVVVEGPALVTDAFSVLVIPPGWRGIKGDRGSLRLERFQATTFVSQREISAPESVTREILLHRFNGLVQEMGEQLRRTAFSTNIRERLDYSCALLDAEGLLLVNAPHIPVHLGALGTCVRRVLEVIPLRPGDVIVTNHPAFGGSHLPDVTVISGVFHNGRRVAILANRAHHAEIGGIQPGSMPPRARSLAQEGVVIEPQYLVEGGSPRFAVLEHLLRSAAWPSRAIAENLADLQSQIAANHRGAMLLKALIEQEGVDQVMHFLAAAAEIAEQASVRALKRMGNRKFHATDRLDDGTVLELRGHVEGGRLLLDFTGCAAMHPGNLNATPAIVSSAVLYVMRLFLSEELPLNEGMLRPVEMVLPRCFLNPEFPADPALCPAVVGGNVETSQRVVDLLLLAFGQVAQGQGTMNNVLFGDDRFGYYETIGGGAGAGKGFPGASGVHVHMTNTAITDPEILEHRYPLRIWRFALRHGSGGIGRWNGGDGLVREYEFLRTMQVSLLCQRRTCEPQGREGGGAGVCGNQLRIRTDGSMDPREGLDGWQAEPGERLRMETPGGGAWGSISPLCKNGMDLRD from the coding sequence ATGGTGGGACGGGCAGCGGTGCAGTTGAGCAATATCTGGCGTTTTGCTGCGGACACGGGTGGAACGTTTACCGATTGCATTGCGGTCGCTCCTGATGCGTCGGAACACAGGTTGAAGGTGTTGTCGAATGGTGCGCTTCGCGCCACTTTTCAGGGTTGGCGGGATTCCCGAACCTTGCAAATGCAGAGTTCCTGGAAAGCTGTTCCTGGTTTTTGCCGTGGCTTTGAACTGTGGTGCGATGATGATCGTCTTGGGAGCATCGCAGATGATGATTGCGAAAAGGGTTGGCTGCAACTTGAGATCGATGGGGCGACACCCAGGCTGGAACCGGGAGCAGTTTTGGAGTTGCGAAGTCCCTGGGAGGCCCCGGTGCTTGCAGCGAGGCTGTTGACGGGAACCTGTGGGAATGACCCCATGCCGCCGCTTGAAATGCGCCTTGGCACAACGCGTGGCACGAATGCGCTGCTGGAGAATAAGGGAGCCAAAGTTGCTTTTTTTGTTTCGGAGGGTTTTGCAGACTTGTGCAGGATCGGGGACCAGCGCCGCCCCGATCTTTTTGCACTGAACATCGTCAAAGCACAGCCACTGCATCATGGGGTGATTGAAGTTCCGGGGCGCCATGCACTGGATGGCAAGATCATTCAACCCTACGATTGGCATTGCGAAACGGTGCTTGCGGGAATTGAAGCTGCAAAGGCAGCAGGGTGTACTGCCGCCGCAGTTGTCCTGTTGCACAGCTATCGATTCCCTGAGATGGAAGAAATGCTGGTGGATCATCTTCGAAGGCTGGGGTGCTTTACGTATGTGGCGGGATCGGCGGAAATTCGCCCCTTCATCCACTATCTTCGTCGGGCGGAAACAACTCTGGTAGATGCAACGCTGGGGCCGTTGATGAGGGATTATCTTGATGCCGTTGAGCGGGGTTTGGATTCCGCACAGCTTCGTATAATGACCAGTGCGGGTGAACTGCTGTCGCGAGCGAATTTTCGTCCAGTGGACAGTCTGCTCAGTGGTCCTGCGGGCGGAGTTATCGGTGCGGTAAGAGTAGGCAGGAGAGCGGGCCTTGAGCGAATCATTGCGCTGGACATGGGAGGAACCAGCACGGATGTTTCCCGTTGGAATGGCGATTTTGCGTATCAATCCGAACAGCGGGTCGGAGCTGCCCGCATCCTTGCCCGTAGTGTGAAAATCGAAACGGTGGCAGCAGGTGGTGGTTCTATTTGCCGAGTGGAACAGGATCGGGTGAGGGTTGGACCCGAAAGTGCAGGTGCGATGCCGGGTCCTGCATGTTATGGGTGCGGTGGACCGCTGACCGTAACAGATGTCAATCTCTTGCTGGGTCGTCTCGATCCCGATGGATTTCAAATCCCAATTTCGTTGAAAGAAGCTGAATGGGCATCACTGAAGTTGCGCGGTAAACCCGAAGATGATGCGTGGTTGGCCGGTTTGTTACAGTTGGCCAATGAGCGCATGGCGCAGGCGATTCGGCAGATCAGCGTGAGGGATGGCTATGATCCGGCAAATTTTGCGCTGGTCGCCTTTGGGGGGGCAGGGGGAATGCATGCATGTGAGTTGGCAGATATGTTGGGCATGCAAACTGTGCTTTCTCCTTGTGATGCGGGGCTGCTCAGCGCAGCAGGACTTCAGGCAAGCGAAGTGTCATGCACCCGGGAGCGTTCCCTGCTGTGTTCGATGGAGAGCTGGAGTCAGAGGGAGGAATCGTTGCTGAACGAAATGCGAGCTGAAGCATTTCAGTTTTTGCAGTCGGAGGGAATGCGCGATCTGTCCGGGTTGAAGGAACAGATTGAATTTGATGTGCGTTTGGTGGGGCAGGAGTCCACCTTGACCGTCAAGGCAGATTGCAGTCTGGAAGATGCGTTTATTCGAAAATTCGGTGAAATCTTCGGATATGAACCTCCGCAGCCGGTACGGTTGGAGCTGGTGGTCGTGCGCATGAGATGGGGGACTGCGGATATACTGGATTCACTTGAGAATTTTTCACCGGTGAATCCGAGCAGTGCTTCCGTTCCCACGCCTGTTCGCACCCTTCAGAGCTGGTTTCATGGTTCCCGTTTGTTGACTCCCGTGTTTTTACGCGAACACCTCGAGGTTGGAGTTGTGGTTGAGGGACCCGCATTGGTGACAGATGCGTTCAGTGTATTGGTGATTCCTCCAGGGTGGAGAGGCATCAAAGGTGATCGCGGTAGTCTGCGACTCGAGCGATTCCAAGCCACAACTTTTGTGTCGCAACGCGAAATTTCAGCCCCTGAATCAGTGACCCGAGAGATTTTGTTGCATCGCTTCAACGGGTTGGTGCAGGAAATGGGAGAACAATTGCGCCGTACTGCGTTCTCTACGAACATACGTGAGCGCCTCGATTATTCGTGTGCACTACTGGATGCGGAAGGTTTATTGTTGGTCAATGCTCCACACATTCCGGTACATCTCGGAGCACTTGGAACCTGTGTACGGCGGGTTTTGGAAGTAATCCCGCTGCGACCCGGTGATGTGATCGTCACAAATCATCCCGCATTTGGTGGTTCGCACCTTCCGGATGTCACCGTGATTTCCGGAGTCTTTCACAATGGACGGCGTGTTGCGATCCTGGCCAACCGTGCCCATCATGCGGAGATCGGAGGCATACAACCCGGATCGATGCCTCCTCGAGCACGTTCACTTGCGCAGGAGGGAGTTGTCATCGAGCCCCAGTATCTGGTGGAAGGTGGATCGCCGCGCTTTGCAGTCTTGGAGCACCTGCTCCGAAGCGCAGCATGGCCGTCGCGCGCCATTGCAGAAAATCTTGCAGATCTGCAGTCTCAGATCGCGGCGAACCATCGGGGAGCGATGCTGCTGAAGGCTCTCATCGAACAGGAGGGAGTGGATCAGGTGATGCACTTTCTGGCGGCAGCGGCAGAGATTGCCGAGCAGGCAAGCGTGCGAGCGTTGAAGCGCATGGGAAACCGGAAGTTCCATGCAACTGATAGGCTAGACGATGGAACAGTGCTTGAACTGCGGGGGCATGTCGAAGGTGGACGCCTGTTGCTTGATTTCACCGGATGCGCAGCGATGCACCCTGGAAATCTGAACGCAACTCCCGCAATCGTTTCCAGTGCAGTTCTTTATGTAATGCGGCTATTTCTTTCGGAGGAGCTACCTTTGAATGAGGGCATGCTTCGTCCGGTCGAGATGGTGCTGCCCCGATGTTTCCTCAATCCAGAGTTTCCTGCGGATCCAGCGCTGTGTCCGGCAGTAGTCGGTGGTAATGTGGAAACGAGTCAACGAGTGGTAGACCTGTTGCTGCTGGCGTTTGGGCAGGTTGCGCAGGGACAGGGTACCATGAACAATGTGCTTTTTGGCGATGACCGTTTTGGGTATTATGAAACCATTGGTGGAGGGGCAGGAGCAGGGAAGGGTTTCCCGGGTGCCAGTGGAGTGCATGTCCACATGACCAACACCGCCATTACCGATCCTGAAATCCTTGAACATCGGTATCCACTGAGAATCTGGCGCTTTGCACTACGCCATGGATCTGGTGGGATCGGACGCTGGAACGGTGGTGATGGGTTGGTGAGGGAATATGAATTTTTGCGAACGATGCAGGTTTCATTGTTGTGCCAGAGACGGACTTGCGAGCCGCAGGGACGTGAAGGAGGTGGGGCAGGAGTCTGTGGCAATCAATTGAGAATCCGGACGGACGGATCGATGGACCCCCGTGAGGGTTTGGACGGTTGGCAGGCCGAGCCTGGAGAACGGCTGCGAATGGAAACTCCGGGTGGTGGAGCTTGGGGGAGCATATCACCGCTGTGCAAGAATGGCATGGACTTGCGGGACTGA
- a CDS encoding folylpolyglutamate synthase/dihydrofolate synthase family protein, translating to MNDIIESAKQLHDYDGVRDFLYSLRYHGAKYGLDRMRHFSKLLGDPQHRIPTIHVAGTNGKGSTCAMLERIFRDQGRTTGLYTSPHLIRQGERIQVNRTILPESAIVRYTQEMVKVLLDDATPSEQWPSFFEFMTAMGFLCFAETPVDVAVIETGLGGRLDATNILQPDLTVITSISLDHTQILGDTLERIAAEKAGILKPGIPVILGDLPAVAEEVIRERASECNATVYSIRDRFGRDLATYPQSNLVGEYQRRNAAMATLACEVLQQNEMGRYALDLSQIPLSLQQVNWPGRWETVSLSLRPALQMILDATHNEEGARMLELNLQRLIEETGHKPVMVVGSLGEDRARSLMDVVTRFADEIYLLQPSQPRALGFEQLRACVPSDYRGSIQDATVDALFSCEQCTIPTKPGQALVVTGSIYLIGEVSDRIHSKPLVNHQKLQDVV from the coding sequence ATGAATGATATCATTGAAAGTGCAAAGCAACTGCATGACTACGATGGCGTGCGTGATTTTTTATATAGCCTGAGATATCATGGTGCCAAATACGGACTGGATCGCATGCGGCATTTTTCAAAGCTGTTGGGGGACCCGCAGCACAGGATCCCAACGATCCATGTGGCTGGAACCAATGGAAAAGGATCAACTTGTGCGATGCTGGAGCGAATTTTTCGTGATCAGGGACGCACAACAGGACTCTATACGTCGCCACATCTGATTCGCCAAGGCGAGCGCATTCAGGTGAATCGAACGATACTGCCTGAATCTGCCATTGTTCGCTATACTCAGGAAATGGTGAAGGTTTTGCTCGATGATGCGACTCCATCGGAGCAGTGGCCATCGTTTTTTGAGTTCATGACAGCGATGGGATTCCTGTGCTTTGCTGAAACCCCGGTGGATGTTGCTGTGATTGAGACTGGCTTGGGTGGACGTTTGGATGCCACCAATATTCTGCAACCCGATTTGACTGTGATCACATCTATCAGCCTCGATCATACTCAGATTTTGGGCGATACTCTGGAACGCATTGCTGCGGAGAAAGCTGGCATTCTCAAACCGGGCATTCCTGTCATTTTGGGTGACCTTCCTGCCGTAGCGGAGGAGGTGATTCGAGAGCGGGCGAGTGAATGCAATGCGACCGTATACTCGATACGGGATCGATTTGGTCGCGATTTGGCCACTTACCCCCAAAGCAATCTAGTCGGTGAGTACCAGCGACGCAATGCCGCGATGGCGACACTGGCCTGTGAAGTGTTACAGCAGAATGAGATGGGGCGATACGCGCTCGACCTTTCGCAGATACCCTTGAGCTTGCAGCAAGTGAATTGGCCAGGACGATGGGAAACTGTTTCACTGAGTCTTCGACCCGCGTTGCAAATGATCCTCGATGCGACTCATAACGAGGAGGGTGCGCGAATGCTCGAGCTGAATTTGCAGCGTCTGATTGAGGAAACAGGGCATAAGCCAGTCATGGTCGTTGGTTCACTGGGTGAAGACCGTGCCCGAAGTCTGATGGATGTGGTGACACGGTTCGCCGATGAAATCTATTTGCTGCAGCCTTCTCAGCCCCGCGCGCTCGGGTTCGAGCAGTTGCGTGCGTGTGTTCCGTCAGATTACCGGGGCAGTATTCAGGATGCCACTGTTGATGCGCTGTTTAGCTGCGAACAGTGCACGATTCCGACAAAGCCCGGACAAGCTTTGGTTGTTACGGGTTCAATCTACCTGATCGGTGAAGTAAGTGATCGAATTCATTCAAAACCGTTAGTAAATCATCAAAAATTGCAGGATGTGGTTTGA
- the accD gene encoding acetyl-CoA carboxylase, carboxyltransferase subunit beta, whose translation MAFFSKPSYSTITYRKKKDIPKGLWTKCPVTGEIIYHKDLEKNLMVVPSSGYHFPINARARIAALLDEGTFVESETQIRPTDPLSFSANGAAYIKKLAENQAKTKEYDALICGRGTLDGVNVRIAVMDFRFLGGSLGSVVGEKITRTIEAAADEGCAVIVVSSSGGARMHEGILSLMQMAKTSAALARLSQAGLPYISVLTNPTTGGVTASFATLGDLILAEPGALIGFAGPRVIKETIQQDLPEGFQTAEFLLKAGLIDQIVPRTEMRKRIAFFLKVYSRRSA comes from the coding sequence ATGGCATTCTTCAGCAAGCCCAGTTATTCGACGATTACTTATCGGAAAAAGAAAGACATTCCCAAGGGACTGTGGACCAAGTGTCCGGTAACCGGTGAGATTATCTACCACAAGGACCTGGAGAAGAATCTCATGGTCGTTCCCTCAAGCGGCTATCATTTCCCGATCAATGCCCGGGCGCGCATTGCTGCGCTGTTGGATGAGGGGACTTTTGTGGAATCGGAGACACAGATCCGTCCCACTGATCCGCTTTCCTTTTCGGCAAATGGCGCTGCTTACATTAAAAAACTGGCGGAGAATCAGGCCAAAACGAAGGAATATGACGCCCTGATTTGTGGCAGGGGAACCCTTGATGGGGTGAATGTGCGAATCGCTGTGATGGATTTTCGCTTTCTCGGAGGCAGTTTGGGTTCGGTCGTAGGTGAAAAAATTACGCGCACCATTGAAGCCGCCGCTGATGAAGGTTGCGCGGTGATTGTCGTATCATCCTCGGGCGGCGCCCGCATGCACGAAGGCATCCTCAGTCTGATGCAAATGGCGAAAACAAGTGCAGCACTCGCCCGGCTTTCGCAGGCTGGATTGCCTTACATCTCCGTTCTCACCAACCCGACGACGGGAGGGGTAACCGCCAGTTTTGCCACCCTTGGGGATTTGATTCTCGCCGAACCCGGTGCGCTGATTGGATTTGCGGGGCCTCGCGTTATCAAGGAAACCATTCAGCAGGATCTTCCGGAAGGATTTCAAACGGCAGAGTTCCTACTGAAGGCAGGATTGATCGACCAGATTGTGCCGCGAACAGAGATGCGCAAACGCATTGCATTTTTTCTTAAGGTTTACAGCCGTCGTTCGGCCTGA
- a CDS encoding Rieske 2Fe-2S domain-containing protein has translation MSETYKPVKWNHFKRGLDNYLWVGISTYLVLFTLASFVFTPTISLEILLIRAFGTAAYLLLHIVLAIGPLCRLNTRFLPLLYNRRHLGVSCFLLALIHGVIVIFTYHIGSEMHPIVSVFVSDSGTTIATAPFQTFGAIALCILGLMAATSHDFWLRHLSPPVWKTLHMLVYIAYGLIIAHVVFGILQTEKHLVFTLIVFAGVSIVCLLHLIAGIKELIEGFHARMNSEDDFVETISVDEIPENCARTVQLHGERVAIFRYNGKISAISNVCQHQNGPLGEGRIINGCVTCPWHGQRYRPQDGAAPDPGTEKVPTFEVKIIGRRIWINHKPNLPGTYVEPAIIPDHETSNPA, from the coding sequence ATGAGTGAAACCTACAAACCCGTCAAATGGAACCACTTTAAACGTGGACTGGATAACTACCTCTGGGTTGGCATCTCCACCTATCTGGTCCTCTTCACCCTGGCTTCGTTTGTATTTACTCCGACGATTTCACTCGAAATTCTGTTGATCCGCGCATTTGGAACGGCTGCCTACCTGCTGCTGCACATTGTTCTGGCAATCGGCCCCTTGTGCCGCCTGAACACTCGCTTCCTTCCCTTGCTCTATAACCGGCGCCACCTCGGGGTATCCTGTTTTCTGCTCGCTTTGATCCATGGGGTGATTGTCATTTTCACCTATCACATCGGTTCTGAGATGCATCCCATCGTGAGCGTCTTTGTGAGTGATTCGGGCACGACCATTGCCACCGCACCCTTTCAGACCTTTGGGGCAATTGCACTTTGCATCCTCGGACTCATGGCAGCCACCAGCCATGACTTCTGGCTTCGACACCTCTCTCCTCCGGTTTGGAAGACGTTGCACATGCTCGTCTATATCGCCTACGGCCTGATCATCGCGCACGTTGTTTTTGGGATTCTGCAAACCGAAAAACACCTCGTGTTCACACTGATCGTCTTTGCCGGTGTCAGCATCGTGTGCCTGTTACACTTGATTGCGGGAATCAAAGAACTGATCGAAGGCTTTCATGCACGCATGAACTCGGAAGATGATTTTGTGGAAACCATTTCCGTGGACGAGATTCCCGAAAATTGTGCCCGTACAGTGCAGTTGCACGGCGAGCGGGTCGCCATCTTCCGCTACAATGGCAAAATCTCGGCGATCTCCAATGTTTGCCAACACCAAAACGGGCCGCTAGGCGAAGGACGCATCATCAACGGCTGCGTAACCTGCCCATGGCATGGTCAACGCTACCGACCACAAGATGGTGCTGCCCCGGACCCGGGAACGGAGAAAGTCCCTACCTTTGAGGTCAAAATCATTGGTCGCCGCATCTGGATCAACCACAAACCGAATCTCCCCGGCACCTACGTCGAACCCGCGATCATTCCAGATCATGAAACATCGAACCCAGCCTGA